The stretch of DNA AACTGGACGCCGGCCGCCTTCATCGCGGCCACCCGCTTGAGCATCTCGTCCCGGATGCCGCCCTCGTAGAGGTCGCTGATCAGCACCACGATGGTCTCGGCCGGACGGGTGATCTTCGACTGGCAGTAGGCCAGCGCCCGGTTGATGTCGGTGCCACCACCCAATCGGGTGGCGAACAGCACGTCCACCGGGTCGGTCAGCTGCTCGGTCAGGTCGACCACGGAGGTGTCGAAGACCACCAGCCGGGTGCTCAGGCTCTTCATCGAGGCGAGCACCGCGCCGAACACCGCCGAGTGCACCACCGAGGGCGCCATCGAGCCCGACTGGTCGATGCAGAGGATCACCTCCTTCTTCACCGCGCGCTGCGCCCGGGCGTAGCCGATCAGCCGTTCGGGCACCACCGTGCGGTGTTCGGGCAGGTAGTTCTTGAGGTTCGCCCGGATGGTGCTGCCCCAGTCGATGTCCCGGTGCCGCGGCCGGTTGACCTTGGCGCTGCGGTCCAGCGCCCCGCCCAGGGTGGCCCTGGTCCGGTCCGCCAGCCGGCGCTCCAGCTGCTCGACCACCGCCCCCACCACCGCCCGGGCCGACTCCCGGGTGGTCTCCGGCAGCGCGTGCTTCAGTGACAGCAGCGTCCCCACCAGGTGCACGTCCGGCTCCACCGCCGCCAGCATCTCCGGCTCCAGCAGCAGCCGCTCCAGCCCCAGCCGGGAGATCGCGTCCTGCTGCATCAGCTGCACCACCGTGCTCGGGAAGTACTCCCGGATGTCCCCCAGCCACCGCGCCACCTGCGGCGCCGACCCCCCGAGCCCCGCCTTCCGCTCCCCCTCCCCCCGGTACAGCGCCGCCAACGCCCCGTCCATCCCGGCATCCCGCCCACTCAGCCGGCACCCCGTCCCATCCCCGTCCCCCCCGAGCACGAGCCGCCAACGCCGCACCCGATCGTCGTTCTGAACCACAGTCACCTGAATCCCCATCCGTCACTTGCACTACCCAGGGGCGCGAGGAACTGCGCGCCCGGCCATGCACCCTCGTAGAACACCGCCCGCGCAGCCCCGCGCCCCTCAGTGGTGAGCCGTTCCCAAGAGGTGCGCCAGCACCGGCATCACCGCATCCGCCCGCACCTCGTCCAATTCCACGACGACCGCGCTCGGCCCCGGGGCATCGAGCGGGCCCGCCGCCACCCGCTCCCCGATGGTCCGCCGCACGCCCGTCTCCAAGGTCGAGAACGTCCGCCGCAGCAGCGGCAGCACGTCCACGAAGACCTCCTCCGAGACCCCGCAGAGCCACTCGTCGAGCAGCCCCAGCAGCAGCGGATCGTGCAGCAGCAGCGCCCCGCCGCCGGAGAGGAAGCCCTCCACCCAGCCGGCCGCGTCCCCCGGCGCCGTCGCGACGGAGAGCACCAGCCCCATCCGCCGCCCGGCCTCCGCCGAGTCGAGCCGCCCGTCGTCGAGCAGCAGCCGCACCGCCCGGCCCCGCAGCAGCCCCGGCACCCCCGTCGCCGCCCCGCCGCCGGGCTCCCGCCGCACCAGCGAGTGCAGGGTCGCGGCCCACCGCTCGCCGAGATCGTCGCCGGCCTCCGCCGAATCGCCCCGCAGCAGCGCCACCGCGCCGTGCACCGCGTCCAGGTGCTGCCGCATCGCCTCCGCCCCGGCCGCGTCCAACCCCGTGCCGGCGGCCGGCAGGCCGATGCAGATCCGGTCGGCCAGCGCCCGGGCCACCCCGTCCAAGGCCCCCGCGTCCGTGCCCCGGACATCGCCGTAGCGCAGCGCGCGGACCAACGCCGGGAGGGCGGCGGCCAGTTCGGCCACGTCCGTGTCCAGGGCCGCCCGGTCGGCGAGCACCCGCAGGACGACCGGCAGGGCGCCGGGCAGGCCGGCCAGCAGGCAGCGCTCGGCCAGCGCGGTGAGAGCCGGCAGGCCGTCGGCCGTCAGTGCCGTCTCCACCGCCTTGGCGGCGGCGGCCTCCTCGACCGTGGTGCCCCACTGGGCGGCCTCGACCACCCGGACGGCGTACTCGGGCTCCCAGCACAGCCGCCAGCTCTCCCGGAAGGTGCCGGTGGAGGAGGAGTGCGCCGGGGTGCCCCAGTCGAGGCCGAGCAGCCGCAGCCGGTGCAGCAGCAGCGAGCGGCCCGCGTCCAGCTCCTTGCGCAGGTCGAGGTCGAGCACCCGCTGCTCCGCCTCCGGCTTGAGCCGCAGCGCGCGCTGCACCCTCGCCAGGTCGCGCTGGAGCGGCACGGTGGGCGTGGCCTCCGGCACCTCGCCGAGCGCGTCGCCGACCACCAGCCGCTCCCGCACCAGCCCGAGCGCCACGTCGGAGCCGTCGCAGAGCACGGCCCGGATCGCGTCCAGCGTCTCGGTCAGCCCGGCCAGCGGCCGGCCGCGCATCACGGCCAGCGTGGCGGCCAGCCGGACGGCCTCGATCACGTGGGCCGAGGAGACCGGGTGGTCCTCGGCGCGCAGCAGCTCGGCGGCCCGGGTGATCCAGCGCGGCAGCGGGTCGGCCTCGGGGGCGGTGAAGAGGTGGTGGTACCAGCCGGGCGAGTCGATGCCCGCGCCGTAGCCGGTGTGCTGGGAGAGCCGGCGGTGCGTCCAGGGCACCCAGGTGATCTCCACCTTGGTCTTCTTGGGCAGGCCGGCCAGCACCGCCTTGTCCTGGGCCACGGTCGGCAGGGTGGCCAGCGCGGGCACGTGCCAGGCGCCGCAGACCACGGCGATCCGCTGGTGGCCGGCCCGGCGGGCGGCCCGCAGCTGCTGGCGCATGTACGCCTCGCGCAGCTCGTCCCGGGTGCCGGTCGGGGCCTGCTCGCGCAGGGCGGTCATCGCCTCGGCCACGGCGGCGAAAGTCTCGGCCTCGCCCCGGTGCTCGACGGTGTCCTCCCACCAGCGCTCGCTGTCCTCGTACCCGGCGGCCCGGGCCAGCTCGCCGATCGGGTCGCTCGCGCCGCTCTCGTGCTGCGGGGCGCCCTCGGCCAGTCCGTACGCGGCCGGCAGGTCGATGAACCGGACCGGCAGGTCGCGGTCGACGGCGTACCGCAGCGCGACCCACTCGGGCGAGAACTCGGCGAACGGCCAGAACGCGGCCCGGGCCGGGTCCTCCACCGCGTGGGCGAGCAGCGCCACCGGCGGCACCATGGTCTTGTCGGCGGCCAGCGCCGCGATCGCGTCCGCCTCCGGCGGGCCCTCGATCAGCACCGCGTCCGGCCGCAGCCGGGCCAGGGCGGCGGCCACCGCCCGGGCCGAACCGGGGCCGTGGTGGCGCACCCCGAGCAGCTCGATCTCCACGCTCATCCCGAACCCCTTTCCCCTGTGACCTAGTTGGCGTGCTCGCGGGCGGCCCGGTAGAAGTCCTTCCAGCCCTCCCGCTCGCGCACCACGCCCTCCACGTACTCGCGCCAGACCGCCCGGTCGGCCACCGGATCGCGCAGCACGGCCCCGGCGATGCCGGTGGTGACGTCGGCCGCGCGCAGCACGCCGTCGCCGAAGTGGGCGGCCAGCGCGAGGCCGTTGGTGACCACCGAGATGGCCTCGGCGGTGGAGAGGGTGCCGCTGGGGGTCTTCACCTTGGTGCGGCCGTCGGTGGTGACGCCGTCCCGCAGCTCGCGGAAGACGGTCACCACCCGGCGGATCTCCTCGGCCCCGGCCGGGAGTTCGGGCAGGTCGAGCGAGCGGCCGAGCTGGCCGACCCGGCGGGCGACGATCTCCACCTCCTCGTCCAGCGAGCCGGGCAGCGGCAGCACCACGGTGTTGAACCGGCGGCGCAGCGCACTGGAGAGCTCATTGACGCCCCGGTCGCGGTCGTTGGCGGTGGCGATCAGGTTGAAGCCGCGGACGGCCTGGGTCTCGCCGCCGAGCTCCGGCACCGGCAGGGTCTTCTCGGAGAGGATGGTGATCAGGCTGTCCTGCACGTCGGCCGGGATGCGGGTGAGCTCCTCGACCCGGGCGATCTTGCCGTCCGTCATCGCCCGCATGATCGGCGAGGGCACCAGCGCGTCCCGGCTGGGGCCGTGGGCGAGCAGCTGGGCGTAGTTCCAGCCGTACCGGACGGCCTCCTCGGGGGTGCCGGCGGTGCCCTGGACGAGCAGCGTGGAGTCGCCGCTGACGGCGGCGGCCAGGTGCTCGGAGACCCACGTCTTGGCGGTGCCGGGCACGCCCAGCAGCAGCAGCGCCCGGTCGGTGGCCAGCGTGGTGACGGCCACCTCGACGATCCGGCGCGGGCCCACGTACTTGGGCGTGATCACGGTGCCGTCCGGCAGCTCGCCGCCGAGCAGGTAGGTGGCCACCGCCCAGGGCGAGAGCCGCCAGCGCTCCGGACGCGGCCGGTCGTCCTGCGCCGCGAGGGCGGCCAGCTCGGCGGCGTAGGCATCCTCGGCGTGCTCGCGGAGCACCTCGGTGCCAGTCGTCATGGGTCACTCCTTCGTGGGTGCCGCAGGGCAGGCCGGCGGCCGGACTGCGTGGCCGGACTGCGGGGCCGGGCTGCGGGGCGGGATGGTCAACGAGAATGGTCGGCGAGGCGTCAACTGCCTTGACTGCCATGGGAGATCGGGCCTTGCTGCGGCGCCTCCCCGGCTCGTGATGACCACTCTGCCGCACCCCACTGACAACGCCGCCGGGCGGATGACCCACTGTCAGTGGGGCCTCCTAGCGTCCTCGGCATGGAGGAACGCTGGAGCACCGATCACGTCCTGTCCCTCGCCCCCGACCAGGCGTCCCGCAAGGCGGCGGGCAAGCTCGCCGGGCCCGCCCCCTGGTCGCAGACCGGCTGGGCCGGCGGCGCCCTCTGGGGCCTCTGCAAGGGCAGCGGCAGCACGCCGTACCGCACCGTCGTCGACCTCGGCGGCCCCGCGTCCAAGTGCAGCTGCCCCAGCCGCAAGTTCCCGTGCAAGCACGGGCTCGGTCTGCTGCTGCTCTGGAGCGGCGGTGCCGAGCTCGCCACCGAGGCCGAGGCCCCCGAGTGGGCCGCCGAATGGCTGACGGCCCGTCGGCAGCCCGCCCGCCCCTCCAAGAAGGCCGCCCCCGCCGATCCGGCCGCCGCCCGGCGGCGGGCCGAGCAGCGCGCCGCCCGGGTCGCGGCCGGCGCGCAGGAGCTGCGGCTGCGGCTCACCGACCGCGTCCGGCACGGCCTGGCCGACCAGGGCTCCACCGACTGGAGCGAGATCGCCGCCCGGATGGTCGACGCCCAGGCCCCCGGCCTGGCCGGCCGCGTCCGGCACCTGAGCGAGACCCCGCCCCAGGGTCAGCTCGCCGAGTACGCGATGCTGCACCTGCTGGCCGGCGCCTACGGCCGGGTCGGCGAGCTGCCCGAGCCGCTGGCGGCCACCGTCCGCACCCGGGTCGGCCACACCACCGACACCGCCGAGCTGCTGGCCGGGCCGACGGTACGGGACCGCTGGCTCGTGCTCGGCTCCCGGACCACCGGCCCCGAGGGCGGCGCCGACGGCCAGCTGACCACCCGTCGGATCTGGCTGCGCGGAGCGAAGACCGGGCGCCCCGCCCTGCTGCTCTCCTTCGGCCGTCCCGGCACCGCCCCCGACCTCGCCCTCCCGGCCGGCACCGTGCTCGAAGCCGAGCTCGCCTACCACCCGGGCGCCCGCCCGCTGCGCGCCGTCCTCGCCCACCGCCACGGCACCCCCGAACCGGCCCCCGCCACCCCGCCCCCCGGCCTGACCCCCGCCGAGGCCGCCGCCGCCTACGGCGAGGCCCTCACCGAGGACCCCTGGCTCGAACACTGGCCCACCACCCTGGCCGCCGTCGTCCCCGTCCTCACCCCCGAGGGCTGGCGCCTCACCGACGGCGACCACAGCCTCCCGATCCGCCCCGCCGCCCTCCCCGACACCGCCCTCTGGCGCCTCGCCGCCATCTCCGCCGGCCACCCCGTCACCCTCTTCGGCGAACACGGCCACACCGGCTTCGCCCCGGTCACGGCCTGGGACTCAGCCGGACAGGCAGTTGCAATCGTTTAGGGGCTCGGGGAACTGCGAGGGCATCCCCGGATTCGGTGCACTCCTTAACGAGTACACGCCCCCTCGCATGCCCTCGCAGTTCCCCGAGTCCCTGATGGGCCATACCTAGGAGCGAAAAGTTGATCCCCTGGAGCGATCTCCAGAGCACTGCCCTGCTCGGCACCGACCGCCGCCCGCTACCCCTCGACGCCGAGGACCCGGCCACCGCGCTGCTCGACCTGGCCGCCATAGCGACGGTGCGTCAGCGAGCCGGAGCCAGGCCAGATCCGGCCGTCGAGATACCCGAGCCGGCTGCGCCGGACCCCCGCCCGGAGCTTCCGACGGCGGCCTCCCGCCGCCTTGCGCTGCTGCTCCGCGACCGCCAGTCCAGCGGCGCCGCGGTGGCCAACCTCGCCGAGCTGCTGCCCCAGTGGCTGGCCACGGCCCGCGACCAGGGGTACCGCGCGACTCCGGCCCTCGTCCCGGAACTCCTCGATGCCGCCCGGGCCCGGAGCGAACTCCGGCCCGACGCCGTGACCTTGGCCGGCCCCCTCGGCGGCTGGCTCGCGGAGCGCAACCACGACTGGCGGTACGTCAGCCGCACGGCCGTCCAAGGCGGGCAGCCACAGACCACCGACCAGCTCTGGCACGAAGGGCTGTTCGCCGAACGCGTCACCCACCTCACCCGCCTCCGCCGTCAAGACCCAGCCGCCGCACGGGAGTTGCTCCGCTCCACCTGGTCGACCGAGCGCGCCGAGGACCGGCTGCTCTTCCTCGACACCCTCCAGGAGGGGCTCTCCCCCGCCGACGAGGAGTTCCTCGAGTCGGCCCTGACCGACCGGAGCAAGAACTGCCGGGCGATGGCCGCCGAGCTGCTCTCCACCCTGCCGGGCTCGGCCCTCGGCCAGCGGATGGCCGAGCGCGCCAAGGCCGCCGTCCGGTACCAGGACGGGAAGCTGCTCGTCACCCCGCCGGCCGAGTGCGACGCCGGGATGCAGCGGGACGGGATAGCGCCCAAGTCGCCCACCGGGCGCGGTGAACGGGCCTGGTGGCTCGGCGAGGTGATCGCGGCCACGCCACTGGCGCTCTGGCCGCAGGAGACCGGCTGCACGCCGGCGGAGCTGCTGGCGCTGCCGGTGAAGGACGGCTGGACGGAGGACCTGCACGAGGGCTGGGCCCGCGCCGCCGTCCGCCAGGGCGATGCCGACTGGGCCCGGGCGCTGCTCGGGCAGGTGCCGAGCAGCCCGCGGCCGGGGCGGCAGGTCGTGCAGAAGCGTCAGGCCGAGCGGACGGCCGGTGCCGCGGCCAAGCTGCTGGCGGTGCTGCCGCCGGCCGAGCGGGCCGCCTGGACGGCCGGGTACATCGCCGGGCACGGGCTCGGCGAGGCGTTCCAGGCGCTGGGCGCCTGTGCGGTGCCGTGGACGCCGCCGCTGAGCACCGCCGTGGTGGCGGCGCTGCGCCGGACGGCGGGCTCCGGCGGGTACCCGTGGAGCCACAGCGGGGTGCTCGGGATGACCGAACGCGCACTGGCACCCGAGACGGCCACGGCCGTCGAGGAGCTGGCGGCCGAGGCGGGGGCGGACAGCCCGTGGGCCGAGACCTTCACCAGGCTGGCGGGCACCCTGCGGTTCCGCGAGGCGATGCTCGCCGAGCTGCTCCGCCCGGCCGCCTGAAGCGGGGGCTCGGCCAGGCTCAGACCGACTGACGCAGGTTGTTCTGCACCCAGGTGATGATGTCGGCGGTGGTGGTGCCGGGGGTGAAGATGTCGGCCACGCCCATCGCCTTGAGCTCGGCGATGTCCTCGTCCGGGACGATGCCGCCGCAGAAGACCGTGATGTCGGCCGCGTCGCGCTCCTTCAGGAGCTCGATCACCTTGGCGCAGAGCGTCATGTGCGCGCCGGAGAGGATCGACAGGCCGATGCCGTCGGCGTCCTCCTGGATGGCGGTGTCGACGATCTGCTCGGGGGTCTGGTGCAGGCCGGTGTAGATGACCTCCATGCCCGCGTCGCGCAGCGCCCGCGCGATGACCTTGGCGCCCCGGTCGTGGCCGTCGAGCCCCGGCTTGGCGACGACCACCCGGATCGGGCCTGACACACCCATCACTGCCTCCTGGACCACGTTGTCCCACCCGGCCACCAGGGCCGACCACCCCGTAGTTAACCATCCTTAACCGACCTCCGGGGAGGCTCGTCCGGTCTTCGACACCCAGCCGTCCACACACCGTCACCACGGCACGACGCCTCGTACGCCACGCCGGGCGACTTGCGGACTTTGTCCGATCTCGCCCCGGGGCACTACAGTCTCGGCTGTTTTCTCCCGGCTCGACCCCCTGGGCACCCGGGGGCCCGAGCCCGCCGCGCGACCCGAGAGGGCGAGGACCTTGACACTCACCCCACCCCGCCGCGCCGCCAGGCGCGACCGCGGCCGGGCGGCGACCCGCTCCGCCTTACTGTCCGTCGCGCTGCCCTCGGTCGGCGCCCTGGGGGTCTTCGCGGCGGCCGCGGCCCTCACCTCCGCGCACCCGCCGCACCGCTCCGCGCCACCGCCCCGGCCGGGCCCGGACACCCCCGGCGAGGCCCGGGCCGCCCGCACCGGCGCCCGCGACCCGCTCCCGGAGCCACCCCAAGCCCCCGCCCCGCCCCCGGAGCCGACGCCCCGTCAAACCGCTGCCGCCCCACCGGGCTACGCCCTGCCGGTGGAGGCCCCGGGCCTGAGCGCCGCCTACGGCTCGGCCGGCACGCACTGGGCCGCCCGGCACACCGGCATCGACTTCCCGGTGGCTAAGGGCACGCCGGTGCGGGCCGTCACCGACGGCACGGTGAGCGCCCGGTGGAACCCGGCCTACGGCTACATGGCCGCCGTCACCGCCCCGGACGGCACCCGCACCTGGTACTGCCACCTGGGCACCTACCGGCTGCGCCGGGGGCAGGTGCGGGCCGGCGAGGTGATCGCCTACTCCGGGAGCAGCGGCAACTCCACCGGCCCGCACCTGCACTTCGAGGTCCACCCCGACCACGGCGGCCCGGTGGACCCGCTGCCGTGGCTGCTCGCCCACGGCCTCGACCCGCGCTGAATCAGAGCTTCTCCACCGGCGCGTACCGCAGCAGCAGCTGCTTGCGCCCCGAGGCACCGAAGTCGATGGTCGCCTGCGCCTTCTCCCCCACCCCGGCGGTGGCGGTGACGGTGCCAAGACCGAAGGTGTCGTGGGTGACCCGGTCGCCCACGGCCAGCGCGACGATCTCCCGCTCGGTGACCTTCCGGGCCGACTTGCCCCAGCCCGCCTTCGGCTGCAGCCCGCCCTTCGAGGAGCTCGACGAGGAGCTGGAGAAACCCCGCGAGGGCGGCGGCGCCGAGGCCGCGCCCGTCCGCTTCCAGTGCACCAGCGGCTCGGGGATCTCCTCCAGGAAGCGCGAGGCCGGGTTGTAGGAGGGCTGGCCCCAGGCGCTGCGCAGCACCGACCGGGTCAGGTAGAGCCGCTGCCTGGCCCGGGTGAGGCCGACGTACGCGAGCCGCCGCTCCTCCTCCAGCTCCTTGACCTGGTTGAGCGCCCGCATGTGCGGGAAGATCCCGTCCTCCATGCCGGTCAGGAAGACCACCGGGAACTCGAGGCCCTTGGCGGTGTGCAGGGTCATCATCGTGATGACGCCCGCGCTGTTCTCCTCGTCGTCCGGGATCTGATCCGAGTCGGCCACCAGCGCGACCCGCTCCAGGAAGTCGGCCAGCGAGCCGATCGGCGGCACGCCCTCGGCGTCCTCGCCCTCGGGCCGCTCGCCCGGGTCCTTCTCGTACTCCAGGGCCACGGCGGCGAGCTCCTGGAGGTTCTCCACCCGGGTCTCGTCCTGCGGGTCGGTGGAGGACTGAAGCTCGGCCAGGTAGCCGGTCTCCTCCAGCACGGCCTCCAGCACGGCCGCCGGCCCGGCGCCGGTCTCGACGATCGCGCGCAGCCCGGCCATCAGCTCGTTGAACCGCCGCACGGCGTTGGCCGAGCGGGCGGCCATGCCGTACGCCTCGTCCACCCGCAGCAGCGCCTGGGGGAAGCTGATCCGCTCCCGCGCGGAGAGGGCGTCGATCATCGCCTCGGCCCGGTCGCCGATGCCGCGCTTGGGCACGTTGAGGATCCGGCGCAGCGGCACGGTGTCCTCGGGGTTGGAGAGCACCCGCAGGTACGCGAGCACGTCGCGGACCTCCTTGCGCTCGTAGAAGCGCACCCCGCCGACCACCTTGTACGGCAGGCCGACCCGGATGAACACCTCCTCGAACACGCGGGACTGCGCGTTGGTGCGGTAGAAGACGGCCACGTCGCCGGGGCGGGCCTCGCCCTTGTCGGTGAGCCGGTCGATCTCGTCGGCGATGAACTGGGCCTCGCCGTGCTCGTCGTCGGCCACGTACCCGACGACCTTCTCGCCCGCCTCGCCGGCCGTCCAGAGCTTCTTGTCCCGGCGGTTGGCGTTGCGCTCGATGACGGCGTTGGCCGCGTCCAGGATGGTCTGGGTGGAGCGGTAGTTCTGCTCCAGCAGGATGGTGCGGGCCTCGGGGTAGTCCTCCTCGAACTGGAGGATGTTGCGGATGGTCGCGCCGCGGAAGGCGTAGATCGACTGGTCCGCGTCACCGACCACGCAGAGCTCGGCGGGCGGGGTGTCGGCGCCGCCGCTGAGCTCGCGCACCAGCATGTACTGGGCGTGGTTGGTGTCCTGGTACTCGTCGACCAGGATGTGCCGGAACCGGCGGCGGTAGTGCTCGGCCACGGCCGGGAAGGCCTGCAGCAGGTTGACCGTGGTCATGATGATGTCGTCGAAGTCGAGGGCGTTGGCCTCGCGCAGGCGGCGCTGGTAGAGGAAGTACGCCTCGGCGAGCTTCTTCTCCATCGGGTTGGCGGCCTGGGCGGCGTACGTCTCCTCGTCGATCAGCTCGTTCTTGAGGTTGCTGATCTTCGCGGTGAAGGACTTCGGCGGGAACTGCTTCGGGTCCAGGTCGAGGTCGCGGCAGACCAGGGCCATCAGGCGCTGCGAGTCGGCCGAGTCGTAGATCGAGAAGCTGGAGGTGAAGCCGAGGTACTTGCTCTCCCGGCGCAGGATGCGCACGCAGGCGCTGTGGAAGGTGGAGACCCACATCGCCCGGGCGCGCGGGCCGACCAGGGCCTCGACGCGCTCGCGCATCTCGCCGGCGGCCTTGTTGGTGAAGGTGATGGCGAGGATCTCGCCGGGGTGCACCCCGCGCGCGCCCAGCAGGTAGGCGATCCGGTGGGTCAGCACCCGGGTCTTGCCGGAGCCGGCGCCGGCCACGATCAGCAGCGGGCCGCCCGCGTGCAGCACGGCCTCGCGCTGCGGCTCGTTCATCCCCTCCAGCAGCTGCGCCGGGTCGGTCACGGTGCGGGCGGCGCCGTTGCGGTGCCAGGCGTCCCGCTCGACGAGGGCGGCGTGGTCGGTCTGGAACAGCCCCTCGGGGATCGCCTCCTCGTGCCCACCGCCGTAGTGGTCCTCGTACGGCGGCTCCTCGTCGAACGACGGCACGAACGACGGCTCGAACGGAGGCTCGTACGGCTCGTCCACGGGCTGCGGCTGCTGTGACTGCTGCGACCCGGCGGAGGCGAGGGACTCGAAGCCGGGGAGCGGGAGGTCGTCGAAGAGGCTAGTCATGGCCCTTCGAGTCTATGGCCCGCCACCGACAGGCAGGCCCGGCCCCGGGAATGGTCGGATTCGCCCTGCTCAGCGCCGCGAACGGGCAGCGAAGCCGACCGGAACGGAAAGTTCCGCAAGCTTTCGGGCAGAGCCGTGCCCTTCGGCCCGGCGCGCCGGGAGCTGCCACTAGCGTCCCCGACCCCACCCCGTTTCCGCGGGCGGGCAGGTCACCCGCCTCGGCGGGCAACACGGCGGAGAGGCGCAGCGGGCATGGCCACGCACCGAAAACCCCCCACCACCCCGTCCCGCGGCGGCGCCCCGCGCCGCCGCCGGGCGGTCACCCTGGCGGGGGTGGCGGCCGTCTCGGTCACCGCGCTGGCCACCCCGGGCCACGCCGAGCCGGGCCCGGCCGGGCCCGAGCAGGTGCGGGCGCAGGTGGACCGGCTGTACCGGGAGGCCGAGCAGGCCACCCAGCGGTACGACGGCGCGGCCGAGCAGACGGCGGCGCTCCGGCAGCGGGTGGGCCGGCTCCAGGACGAGCTGGCCCGCAAGGCCGCGGCGATGGAGGCCACCCGGACGCGGCTGGGCGCGCTGGCCGCCGAGCAGTACCGCAGCGGGGGCTTCTCCCAGACGCTCCAGCTGGCGCTCTCCGACGACCCGCGGCAGTTCCTGCAGCGGGCCGGGGTGCTCGGGCAGGTGGGCGTGATCGAGCAGCAGGCGCTGCAGAGCTACGGGCAGCAGCGGCTCGCACTGGACACCCAGGCCGCCGAGACCCAGCAGCAGCTGGCCGAACTCGACCGCCGCCAGC from Kitasatospora sp. MMS16-BH015 encodes:
- the pcrA gene encoding DNA helicase PcrA: MTSLFDDLPLPGFESLASAGSQQSQQPQPVDEPYEPPFEPSFVPSFDEEPPYEDHYGGGHEEAIPEGLFQTDHAALVERDAWHRNGAARTVTDPAQLLEGMNEPQREAVLHAGGPLLIVAGAGSGKTRVLTHRIAYLLGARGVHPGEILAITFTNKAAGEMRERVEALVGPRARAMWVSTFHSACVRILRRESKYLGFTSSFSIYDSADSQRLMALVCRDLDLDPKQFPPKSFTAKISNLKNELIDEETYAAQAANPMEKKLAEAYFLYQRRLREANALDFDDIIMTTVNLLQAFPAVAEHYRRRFRHILVDEYQDTNHAQYMLVRELSGGADTPPAELCVVGDADQSIYAFRGATIRNILQFEEDYPEARTILLEQNYRSTQTILDAANAVIERNANRRDKKLWTAGEAGEKVVGYVADDEHGEAQFIADEIDRLTDKGEARPGDVAVFYRTNAQSRVFEEVFIRVGLPYKVVGGVRFYERKEVRDVLAYLRVLSNPEDTVPLRRILNVPKRGIGDRAEAMIDALSARERISFPQALLRVDEAYGMAARSANAVRRFNELMAGLRAIVETGAGPAAVLEAVLEETGYLAELQSSTDPQDETRVENLQELAAVALEYEKDPGERPEGEDAEGVPPIGSLADFLERVALVADSDQIPDDEENSAGVITMMTLHTAKGLEFPVVFLTGMEDGIFPHMRALNQVKELEEERRLAYVGLTRARQRLYLTRSVLRSAWGQPSYNPASRFLEEIPEPLVHWKRTGAASAPPPSRGFSSSSSSSSKGGLQPKAGWGKSARKVTEREIVALAVGDRVTHDTFGLGTVTATAGVGEKAQATIDFGASGRKQLLLRYAPVEKL
- a CDS encoding C40 family peptidase, translated to MATHRKPPTTPSRGGAPRRRRAVTLAGVAAVSVTALATPGHAEPGPAGPEQVRAQVDRLYREAEQATQRYDGAAEQTAALRQRVGRLQDELARKAAAMEATRTRLGALAAEQYRSGGFSQTLQLALSDDPRQFLQRAGVLGQVGVIEQQALQSYGQQRLALDTQAAETQQQLAELDRRQRELSADRAAVQQKLAEAQQLLVHLAPEAADRSDRPGFEELPAPATGRAATAIAFALAQLGKPYVWGATGPDSYDCSGLVQAAWAAAGVSLPRTTYAQIDAAPRVARGELRPGDLVFFYSSVSHVGLYTGNGRMIHAPHPGAPVRYESVDVMPFAGAVRPA